The Candidatus Methylacidiphilales bacterium genome segment CACTGCCATTTGCCTCCGGCAGACATCGCCGCCGACCGGCGTTTCGCGAATCTTTATGACATCTGGCTGGAGGGCGACCACTACAAATGGCGGGCACTGCGGAGCAACGGAATCGCGGAGAATTTGATCACCGGCAACGCTGCGCCAAAGGAAAAATTTATGGCCTGGGCGCGGACACTTCCCATGCTTTGGCGTAATCCGCTCCATCATTGGACCCAGCTTGAACTCGCCCGTTACTTTGATATTTATGAGCCCTTGGATGAAACAACGGCCGGCTCCATCTGGGAACGCGCCAATGCGCGCCTTGCCGAACCGGATTTTACCGTGCGCGGAATTTTGAAAAAAATGCGCGTCAACGTTGTCTGCACCACCGATGACCCGACCGACTCCCTGGAGCATCATCAGGCTGCGAATGCCTCCGGATTGCCGGTCAAAATCCTGCCGACCTTCCGGCCTGATCGAGCCATGGCTATTCAGGATACAAAGACATGGAATGAATGGGTGGACGCACTCGCTGCAAGGAGCGGAGTGAGCATACGGGATTTTGGCGATTTTCTGGCAGCCTTGCGCGCGCGCCATGATTTTTTTCACAAAATCGGAGGACGGCTATCCGACCATGGGTTCAGTTGCTGCCCGAGTGCGGCGGCCACCAATGCGGAACTGCAATCCATTTTCGCAAAAGCCCGGCAGGACGGCACCGTAACGGATCATGAAGCGGAACAATTTGCCACCCGAATCCTGCTCGATGTCGCTCGCTGGAACCATGAGAAAGGCTGGATCCTCCAGCTTCACCTGGGTCCGATGCGCAACAATAACACCCGGAAAATGCGCCAGCTTGGCAGGGACTCCGGCTTTGATTCCATCGGCGACTGGCCGCAGGCGGAAAAACTCAGCCGCTTGCTCGATGCTCTGGATGCCACAGATCAACTGCCCCGGACCATCCTCTACAATAACAATCCGGCGGATAATTATGTTTTTGCGTCGCTGATTGGCAATTTCCAGGACGGATCCATCCCCGGCAAAGTCCAATTTGGCGCAGCCTGGTGGTTCCTGGACCAAAAGGAAGGCATGGAATGGCAGCTCAATGCGCTTTCCAATCTCGGTTTGCTCCGGCATTTTGTCGGGATGATCACCGATTCCCGGTCCTTCCTCTCCTACACGCGCCACGAATATTTCCGGCGCATCCTGTGCAATCTTCTGGGGCGCGACGTGGAAGCGGGCCTGGTCCCCAATGATAAAAAGCGGCTTTCGGAATACGTAACAGCAATTTGTTATGAAAATGCGCGCGCGTACTTTAAATTTTAACCCGGCAATGATCCACCCCAAACAAGGCAACTTCTATGAATCCACTCTTTACCCTCGAAAATGAAGCCGCCGTCGTGATCGGCGGCACGGGCGTGCTCGGCGCCACCATCGCACTGGCATTGTCGGAAGCGGGCGCGCGCGTCGCTGTGTGCGGACGTTCCGAAGAACGAGGTGCGGTCTGCGTCGAAGCCATCAAAAAGGCGGGTGGCAAGGCGGTCTTTGTCAAAGCGGATGCCCTGTCCAGGGAAAGCCTGGCGCTGGCTCATCGTGAAATTGAAACCCGTCTGGGCCGCCCAAGCATTCTCGTCAATGCGGCAGGTGGCAACGATCCCAAAGCGACGGTATCTGCGGATCATCCCTTTGACACAATCAACCTTCCCGACTGGCAGGCCTGTTTTGATGTCAATCTCGTCGGCGGCGCGCTGCTCCCCTGCCAGGAATTCGGCGCCGCAATGGCCTCACGCGGCAAAGGCAGCATCATCAACATCGCCAGCGTCTCCGCGCATTTGCCGCTCTCGCGGGTGGTGGCCTACTCCGCGGCCAAGGCGGCGGTGCTGAACCTCACGCAATTCCTCGCGCGCGAATGGGCGCCGCACGGCGTGCGCGTCAATTCGATCACTCCTGGATTTTTCCCGGCCGAACAAAACCGGCGTCTGCTTTTCAACGAAGACGGCACGCCGACCCCGCGCTCCAGGTCCATCCTCGGCCATACTCCGATGGCGCGATTCGGCGAACCGCGTGAACTCACCGGCGCCGCCATTTTTCTCGCATCACAAAAAGCCAGCAGCTTTGTCACCGGTTCGGATATCCGTGTGGACGGAGGCTTTTTATGCCAGACAATCTAAAACCAGTCGCTGGAGCAAGAACAGCAAAGGGCGCTGCGCTGGCTGACAAGGAAGTCCGTGAAATTATCGGCCGTGCGCTTGATCCGGCTGCCTATCAGGGCAAGCGCATCCTGCTGATTGTTCCCGACGGCACCCGCACCGCGCCGGTCGGGTTGTTGTTTCGGGAAATTTTTGAGAGGCTCTCAACCGTTGCGGCCAAAATCGACGTCATGATCGCCCTCGGCACGCATCCGCCGATGAGCGATGAGGCGATTCGCGCCCGCATGGAAATCAGCCTTGAGGAACGCCGTTCCAAATATGCTCGGGTCGAGTTCATCAATCACGCATGGAATTCACCCTCCGCGCTCCACCGGCTGGGGGTCATTCCCGCGAAGGAAATCAGCGATTTGTCAGGCGGGCTCTTCGCCATGGACGTGCCGGTCGAGATCAACCGGCGGATTTTCGATTACGATCAATTGATCATCGCAGGGCCGGTTTTCCCTCATGAGGTCGTCGGCTGCTCGGGCGGCAACAAATACCTCTTCCCCGGCATCGCCGGACCCGAAATTCTCAATTTTTTTCACTGGCTCGGCGCGGTGATCACCAATCCGATGATTATCGGGAACAAATGGACGCCCGTCCGCAAGGTGGTGGATCGCGCAGCCGCCATGGTGCCGGTGGACAGGTTTTGCTTTTGCATGGTCGTGGACCAGGCGGGGCTGGCCGGCCTTTATGCCGGAACACCCGAAGCCGCGTGGGACGCGGCCAGCGATCTTTCCCGCGAATTGCACATCGTTTACAAGGAACACCCGTTCCACACCGTCCTGTCCTGCGCCCCGAAGATGTATGACGAGCTCTGGACCGGCGGGAAATGCATGTACAAACTCGAACCCGTGGTCGCCGACGGGGGCGAGCTGATCATCTACGCCCCGCACATCACGGAAGTTTCGGAAGTGCACGGCGCCCTTATCCGGGAAATCGGCTACCATTGCCGCGATTACTTTGTGAAGCAATGGGACTGTTTCAAAAATTATCCCTGGGGCACTCTGGCCCATTCCACGCATGTCCATGGGATCGGCACGTACAAGGACGGCATTGAAACCCCGCGCATCCGGGTCACGCTGGCCACCGGCATCCCGGAAGCGGTCTGCCGCAAGATCAACCTCGGCTGGCGCGATCCGGCTTCGATCGACGTGGAAAGTTTTGCCAACCGCGAGGACGAAGGCGTCCTGCTTGTCCGAAAAGCAGGGGAAATGCTTTATCATCTGGACAACCCGCCGGGCTGGGCCGGGGGAAAAGCATGAGCCTTTTCGTGGTCATGGGTGTCTCGGGCTGCGGCAAGAGCAGCGTTGCGGATCTGCTGGCGAAAAAAACCGGCGGCCAATTTCTCGATGCCGACAGTTTCCATCCCGCTGCTAACAAGTCAAAAATGGCCGCGGGCATTCCTCTCACCGACGAGGATCGTTGGGATTGGCTGGACACCTTGAATCATGAATTGAAACGGCAGGCCGCATCGTCGGCGCGTCCTGTTTTTCTGGCTTGTTCCGCGCTACGCCAGGCTTACCGCGACCGCCTGGCCGACGGGTTGGATCACTTGCGTTTTATTTACCTGAAAGGCTCGAAGGAATGCATTCGCGCCCGTTTGGAAACCCGGCAGAATCACTACATGCCGCCCACGCTGCTGGAAAGCCAGTTCGCAACCCTTGAGGAACCTGAAGATGCGATTCTTGTGGATATCGAGCGGCCGCTGGCTGAAATCATCGGCAATATTTTGCCACAACTTTCCCGGTCCAAACCTTGAAACCCTTGCGGTATGCCCGCTATTTGGGAGCGTCAGGCTTGTAGGTGGTTTCCTTGTAATTGCGCCAGGCTGATTCGACACTCTTGAACAGGGACAACACCTGCTCCTCGCTGATAAGCCGGTATTCCACGGTCTTGGCATGGGTCGTTGTCGGGTAGTTCTTGATCACCGTGGTTTGCAGGTTTCCCTGTCCAGTTTTGTCCATCAGGTCTGAAAAGTGTTGCTGGATATCCCCCTTGATCGACTCTCCGATGCCGCCAGGGGCGTGTACATCCACGGGCGCCAGATAATAAAAGCGGGCCGTCGTATTGCCCGTGGTATCGACGGTCAGTTCCTTGACGCGGATTGTCCCATCCACCAGATACTCATGTGTGCTGACGGATGTGATGGAATCCAAGGCAACCACATAACTGCCTCCCGGCAGATCGACTCTCCAAAAGGGCTTTGCCTGGGCTGCGGACAGGCACACACAAAAAAGCAGGACCGGAATGGCGATGAAGAGGATGCGTTTCACGAGGGTGAGCCTAGACATTTTATCCGGCGTATTCGAGCCCTTTATTTTGCATCTCATGTGGCTTGGGCGAGAGGTGGTCGGCCCTGTACGACCTCATTGTTTGAATAGACTCTTCACGGAATAGAAAATAAAATAGGCCAATCCAAAAATCGCTGTAAATGCTGTGGCCCAGAACCCAAAGGGGCCTGGGGAGTAAATACCGCTCGCAATCCAGGAAACATCCTGATGCGATCTATGCGCGAGGAAGCAATCGATTAAATAAAATATTCCGCTCGCCAGAAAGACACACGCACCGACGATAGCCTTGTCTCGGTTGGTCTTCATATTTCTGACGAACGGTATATTAGGCTGAAACGTCTTTGTAAGATAACCACCCCACGACGTGAGGGGCAAAGATTATTTGTCCATCTGGATGGCGGGCATGAGGTCGTTATTTTCCTCGATCCGCATCATGCGAATGTCCCGGACAGAGGCGGCAAACCAGGGCAAGGTTTTTGATAATTCATTGATGGCGACGACGCAGGTGACGGCATTGACGACTTCCGGCTTGCCAAAATAGACGCTGCCCTGCTGCCAATCAAATCCCCTGGCATGGAGGATTTTTTTAATCTCCCCGTAGGCATTGTTATAGGGATCGCCATAGGTTTGCTTGAGAATTTCAATATCGAGGTCAAAAGCAACTGCGTACATACGTTGTTTTCCAGGAGGCGGAAGTGACGACTGGTCTTCCGACAACGGGACATGGAGTCCTTTTTTAGGAAGGATGGGTGTCGGGTTCACGCTCAATCACTAGCAAAACACACCGCTAAAAGCAATGGAATTATAT includes the following:
- a CDS encoding SDR family oxidoreductase, producing the protein MNPLFTLENEAAVVIGGTGVLGATIALALSEAGARVAVCGRSEERGAVCVEAIKKAGGKAVFVKADALSRESLALAHREIETRLGRPSILVNAAGGNDPKATVSADHPFDTINLPDWQACFDVNLVGGALLPCQEFGAAMASRGKGSIINIASVSAHLPLSRVVAYSAAKAAVLNLTQFLAREWAPHGVRVNSITPGFFPAEQNRRLLFNEDGTPTPRSRSILGHTPMARFGEPRELTGAAIFLASQKASSFVTGSDIRVDGGFLCQTI
- the uxaC gene encoding glucuronate isomerase, which encodes MTNTLIHPDFLLENKTARRLYHEVAAELPIIDYHCHLPPADIAADRRFANLYDIWLEGDHYKWRALRSNGIAENLITGNAAPKEKFMAWARTLPMLWRNPLHHWTQLELARYFDIYEPLDETTAGSIWERANARLAEPDFTVRGILKKMRVNVVCTTDDPTDSLEHHQAANASGLPVKILPTFRPDRAMAIQDTKTWNEWVDALAARSGVSIRDFGDFLAALRARHDFFHKIGGRLSDHGFSCCPSAAATNAELQSIFAKARQDGTVTDHEAEQFATRILLDVARWNHEKGWILQLHLGPMRNNNTRKMRQLGRDSGFDSIGDWPQAEKLSRLLDALDATDQLPRTILYNNNPADNYVFASLIGNFQDGSIPGKVQFGAAWWFLDQKEGMEWQLNALSNLGLLRHFVGMITDSRSFLSYTRHEYFRRILCNLLGRDVEAGLVPNDKKRLSEYVTAICYENARAYFKF
- a CDS encoding lactate racemase domain-containing protein → MPDNLKPVAGARTAKGAALADKEVREIIGRALDPAAYQGKRILLIVPDGTRTAPVGLLFREIFERLSTVAAKIDVMIALGTHPPMSDEAIRARMEISLEERRSKYARVEFINHAWNSPSALHRLGVIPAKEISDLSGGLFAMDVPVEINRRIFDYDQLIIAGPVFPHEVVGCSGGNKYLFPGIAGPEILNFFHWLGAVITNPMIIGNKWTPVRKVVDRAAAMVPVDRFCFCMVVDQAGLAGLYAGTPEAAWDAASDLSRELHIVYKEHPFHTVLSCAPKMYDELWTGGKCMYKLEPVVADGGELIIYAPHITEVSEVHGALIREIGYHCRDYFVKQWDCFKNYPWGTLAHSTHVHGIGTYKDGIETPRIRVTLATGIPEAVCRKINLGWRDPASIDVESFANREDEGVLLVRKAGEMLYHLDNPPGWAGGKA
- a CDS encoding virulence protein, with amino-acid sequence MYAVAFDLDIEILKQTYGDPYNNAYGEIKKILHARGFDWQQGSVYFGKPEVVNAVTCVVAINELSKTLPWFAASVRDIRMMRIEENNDLMPAIQMDK
- a CDS encoding gluconokinase, whose protein sequence is MSLFVVMGVSGCGKSSVADLLAKKTGGQFLDADSFHPAANKSKMAAGIPLTDEDRWDWLDTLNHELKRQAASSARPVFLACSALRQAYRDRLADGLDHLRFIYLKGSKECIRARLETRQNHYMPPTLLESQFATLEEPEDAILVDIERPLAEIIGNILPQLSRSKP